A window of the Pararge aegeria chromosome 2, ilParAegt1.1, whole genome shotgun sequence genome harbors these coding sequences:
- the LOC120631233 gene encoding uncharacterized protein LOC120631233 has product MKSTKGSLYVVDEIYKHLPAFTDVFSEDTFYVFVVIFVSCTIMVAFILSRFITLKPVD; this is encoded by the coding sequence ATGAAATCCACCAAAGGAAGCCTTTATGTAGTAGATGAGAtttacaaacatttaccagCATTCACAGATGTTTTCTCAGAAGACacattttatgtgtttgtggTTATATTTGTGTCATGTACAATAATGGTGGCCTTTATTTTATCTcgatttattactttaaagcctgtagattaa